The following proteins come from a genomic window of Leopardus geoffroyi isolate Oge1 chromosome A3, O.geoffroyi_Oge1_pat1.0, whole genome shotgun sequence:
- the TMEM74B gene encoding transmembrane protein 74B, which translates to MASPPSLELKTLHNGPQIPRRPAPLGPVGPPREGVENACFSSEERETHFQNPGDTRLGSSPSPPGGVPSRPRSQRDDLSLRSEEGPGLEPVSRPVDYGFVSALVFLVSGILLVVTAYAIPREARVNPDTVTAREMERLEMYYARLGSHLDKCIIAGLGLLTVGGILLSVLLMVSLCKGELYRRPTFVPGRGSRKTYGSINLRMRQLNGDGGQALVENEVVQVSETSHTLQGS; encoded by the coding sequence ATGGCATCTCCCCCCAGCCTGGAACTGAAGACACTGCACAATGGCCCCCAGATCCCAAGGAGACCAGCCCCTCTGGGCCCGGTGGGCCCACCCAGGGAGGGTGTGGAGAATGCCTGCTTTTCCTCAGAGGAGCGTGAGACCCATTTCCAGAACCCAGGGGACACCAGACTGGGCAGCTCCCCCAGCCCGCCTGGGGGCGTCCCCTCACGACCCCGATCCCAGCGGGACGATCTATCCCTGCGTTCAGAAGAGGGGCCAGGCCTGGAGCCCGTGAGCCGCCCGGTGGATTATGGCTTTGTTTCTGCTCTGGTTTTTCTGGTGAGTGGGATCCTCCTGGTGGTGACTGCATACGCCATCCCCCGTGAGGCCCGCGTCAACCCTGACACGGTGACAGCGCGGGAGATGGAACGACTCGAGATGTACTATGCCCGCCTGGGCTCCCACCTGGACAAGTGCATCATCGCGGGCCTGGGGCTGCTCACAGTGGGTGGCATCCTCTTGTCCGTGCTGCTGATGGTCTCCCTGTGCAAGGGCGAGCTGTACCGCCGGCCCACCTTCGTCCCTGGCAGGGGCTCCAGGAAGACCTATGGCTCCATTAACCTGCGCATGAGACAGCTCAATGGGGACGGGGGCCAGGCTCTGGTGGAGAACGAAGTTGTCCAGGTCTCAGAGACCAGCCACACCCTCCAGGGGTCTTAA